CGATCTGGGTGGCGCGAACGCTGAGCCGGAATGGCAAGATCTTCCTGATCGACGTGTTCCACGGGAACGAGGCCTTCGCCGACGCGGTGAACCGGTTGCTGCTGGTCGGGTTCTACCTGCTCAACCTCGGGTTCGTGACGCTGTTCCTGCGCAGCGACCGCGCGGTGCTGGACGCGAGCGGAGTCTTCGAGCAACTGAGCGTGAAACTCGGGATCGTGATGCTGGTGCTCGGGCTGGTGCACCTGTCGAACGTCTGGATCTTCAACAAGATCCGCACCCGCAGCCGGCTCGACAGCCTGAGCCACCCGCCGGTACCGCCGAACGACGTGACCCCGATGCCGCCGCTGACGATGAACGAGCAGGCGGCCCAGGCCGGGTACTGGGGACCCGGGCGTGCGTGAGTTGACGGTCCTGTACGACGACCACTGCCCGGTGTGCCGGCGGTTCAAGAGCTGGCTGGCGGCGCAGCGGCCGGCGCCGGACGGGGAAGGCGGGGTGGTGCGCCTGCGGTTCGTCGTGGCGGGGTCGGCGGACGCGCGGGCGCGCTACCCGGAGCTGGACCACGCGGCGACGTTGCGTGAGGTGACGGTGATCGCCGACGACGGTTCCGTGTACGTCGGTGACCGGGCCTGGATCGTGTGCCTGTGGGCCACGGGGGAGCACAGGCACACGGCGGTACGTCTCGCGAGCCCGGCGATGCGGCCGGTGGCGAAGGCGATGGTGCAGGCGGCCGCGGGGCTGCGGCGGTTGAGTGGAGGTGACTACGCTGACGAGTGTGACGGACAGTGCGACCGCCAAGGGTGAG
The genomic region above belongs to Kribbella solani and contains:
- a CDS encoding DCC1-like thiol-disulfide oxidoreductase family protein — translated: MRELTVLYDDHCPVCRRFKSWLAAQRPAPDGEGGVVRLRFVVAGSADARARYPELDHAATLREVTVIADDGSVYVGDRAWIVCLWATGEHRHTAVRLASPAMRPVAKAMVQAAAGLRRLSGGDYADECDGQCDRQG